One Triticum dicoccoides isolate Atlit2015 ecotype Zavitan chromosome 3B, WEW_v2.0, whole genome shotgun sequence genomic window, CAACAGCAGGCCGATTAGTAGCAATTCGTGGCTTGAACCAGACCAAATggttccacacgaaccgggaccaatgcccacgaggccccggccgccccCTGGGTTCGATAGGTGCATGGCCAATGGTAAGCTGGTTAGCGTGGGCCCACACGAACCAggacaaatggttccacacgaACCAGGACAAATGAATCCACACGTTTGGCTTAATGGTAAGCTGATTGGAACTAATCGGCCTTCCGTAAGCCGATAGGTGCATGGCCAATGCAATCTTACGTGGGTTCGAGTCCTGTGCTGGTTAGCGTGGCTTGTGAGGCTAGCTAGCTGGCAATACCGTATGGTGCATGCGGCGACAGGGAGAGTGCCTGAGCGCGGCTACCCGTGCGTGGCCTGATGTCGTTGTTGACTAGGCCCGATCGCTCCTCGCGACTACTTTTCGTCGGTCGACCGAATGCGTACGTGCGTACACAGGTACACTGGCTAAGTACTACGACCTGGGAATTGTTTTCCGGCAAGACGTGCGAATACACAAGCCACGCTTGATCGAATCTTCCAGGAGACAACACACACGTACGTAACAAGCTAGCTACCGAAGCCTGCTGTATCGATCTTGACGCTAGCTAGTTGATTGATCGGTATTGCCAGCTAATGGTGTCATGTCTAAACCGGCTAGCTCTAAACCGTATGTATTCGGTATTGCCAGCTAGCTAGCCTATCGGCTTACGGAGGGCCGATTAGTCCCAATCGCCTTACCATAAACCGACTGGACCCCCTGCCTACGGTTGAGATACTAATCGGCCTGCTGTTGGCTGATTAGGCGCAGTCGGCCTGTTGTGGGCTGACTAGACCGGTGTATTAGTTTTAAAAAATTTGTATCCAGCATAATATttctaaaaattcatagaaaaagtGTATTATTAAAAAAAATAGCTACCATTTGACCCTCTTTTTCTATCACCGGTAAAAAAAAGGTAACCTATTTTCGTTTGTGCTGAGCACCACTTGCTAAATTACGGCTCAAGACTGGCAAAAACGTTAGTGCCACATTCTGATGATATAACCGAGTTCAACAACGGAGAGCCGCCGTTTGCTCAAACGGTGTTAGATTTGTTAAACTTTTGGTGCAGAGGATTTTTGGCCCAGGCTTCAGAAAATGGGTCATTTAATTTATCAATTATCACGCAAATAGAGCATCTAGTACAAAGTTgaatcacttattttgggacggaggaagtattgtTGGTGGCAATTAATTTGGTCTCATGGCTTTCATGTGAGGGAAGACGGCGCGAGTGATACAAGATTATTTTTAAGGTGTATTAACAATCACGTGCGAGAAGAAGGATCGAGTTATAGACATGCCATTTTGGCTAGGTTATACTCCTCTGTCCACCATCTTCGGCGTGGATAAAATAAGCAGGTCCCAAGTTTTTCATGCTTTTTTATTGTGATAACCATCGAGTACTGCACTGAGTAAAAATTAACGTTACTACTGCAGTACAACTTTTCTCCTAAGATCTACGGGAATAGAGATGCATGTTTCCATCCAAATCCTTTTACGGTTATATAGACAGTGTTCGATCTAGATGGCTTACAGATGCTAAAGAAAAGCGGGAAAGTGCTATTCTGTAGAAACTATCTGTGAAAATATTCATAAAATGATATGGTCTTTTGTGACGTGTGAAGATTATAAAATATATATATACTTTTACTAGTACACAAAATTCATAACTTATAGTGTATCTCAATCTTCACACGGTAACTCATTTTTATGATTTTCACACAGGCCACACGtgattaatatttatgaaagtTACTATTGGGAAATTTTGTACAAACATGTAAATGCATAATTTCTCCATAATTTTGAAATTTAAAATACTGAAGTTTTTAAAAGTTGGGTTTAGATGTACCCAAGGTTAAATCCTTCGTTGGATTAGTATAGCATAAACATATTTTTCTTTCTGATGAAACAACTACTtgttgtagcaaggtatttagtgCCGAAGATACTAGAAGAATAatccaataaaaaattataaattaaaaaataaaacttaACAAAACAAAACTACAGCTTGATGCATATGGCAGGAGTAGGTTTTAAGCAACAAAAGTGGATCCAATTTTCAACAAAAGATTGTGATTAGCCAGCAACCAATCACTTTCGCTCCCTAAATTAAAATAATTAAGAAATGGGTGTGTTCTTTCCTGGTAATCTTTTGGCCCACCATAGCAAGATCACCCAATCATTCACTCTCTTGACAATGAGGAAGAAAGTGAAGCATCTAATGGCCCCAAAACCAAGACCCATCACGTAATAGTATTCAACACGATTACATGCATGGATGCAATAACATCAGCCTCTCATTTCGCCAATCTCTTTCTCTAATTTGGAAAGACATACAGAGTACTTGCTGAGTCTTACCCTATAGTACACTCCTTCGTTTGATACTTTAATCAACATAACTTTCTAACATACACACCTTGACAtgatatccacatctttcttccgcTTTATTGAACTTTAATTTTGCCAAAGAATAACAAATTAACTTAATTGTCAACATCCGAATATCAAAATCAGGATGTTGAGAGAACAAACTTCATTCCCCTAAGTAATGAATTTTTTCTGGTCATAAGCACCAGCTCGCCGACAAATTCATATATACTAGTATGATTCATAGTATTTACCGCTCTTTTTCTCCTGGTTGCGCCATAATTAAatggagaaaaaaataaagcaaaccACACAAATACAAAATAAATTACACTTGGGCAACTTTGGGATATTTTTGGGCTTGCAACATGCAATCACATAGCCAGAATATTGAGCGATACATGAACATAGACTTATTCTAAAAAAAAAACTCCAGCAACGTGCAACAAACCTTGACAACCAGACATGGTTACTGTAAATTATACCAGGTGGTAGATCAAAGAGCAATCAACATCCTTTTCCGTACAATGATCATGTTGTGAAACAACATGGAGAAGATGTTATATAGCTAATGAAGGATGTTTCCATCCCCTTCTTGTAGCAATTAATAACTAGACATATGTACCatctatatttatatatatatatatatacacacacactatCATACCAATGCTCTCAGTCGCTCAGAAACACTTGAAACATCTATGCCAATTCTTGAGCTGAAGGCCTGCACAAGATAAATAGAGGAAATTAATTGATGCAATTAATTGACCCATGTGAATTTCGTGGAGAAGTAGATAATAAATTAGTTCAATATTTAGATGGAAAGAAGTCCTTCATCATGCAATGAAAATCATTTTTCAGTTGATGTAGATTAAATCTAATACTTAAGTTCTAgcgggtggagagggaggaagagaAGAGAAAGATATAAAAAAAAAATATAGCACATGTTTTATCTAATGTCATTCTCAAACATCTTGGCTAGCTTTCCCCAATTTTTTCACTTTCTACATAGAGAGAAATCATCGATTCCACATTTTCCACATATTGTACATGCATCACTTTCATTTTCCTTTGTGCCTTTCACTTGTATATATAGACCATAATATACTTCAATACTTTCTTTTACTGCTCATTCAGTTTAATATGCACACTAGAAGAAAATGTAAACCCCTTCAATAAGTATGGGCACATAAACTAGAAATTTATGGTTAATATGAATACTTGAACTCATGTGTGCCTTATCTTTAACAACATAGGTTGTATTTTCTTGCGTAGATGTGAAAGGCTGTACCTATATATGTACGAACCTGGGAGTGTATGGTGTAGAATATTTTGTGGCCAGCAATGGAGTGATTGGCATTGATGACCTCGGCGCCTTCTTCCTCGAGGATGGTGATCACCTCGTGGAGCATGATCGGCCTCTCTGTGCTGCATACCAGCACCACATCCAAGCTCGTGTCATCATGTTGCCGCACCTCCAGCACCGGTGCCCATGCCTCCCAATGTTTCTCTCGTTCTAGTGACCCCGCACCGCCACTCGTGGTAGGGGTGGTTGTGGGCGTTGAAGCACCACTATCCCCTCTTGCGGCAGCCATTTCTTTCGCTGAGCTCCTCCTATGATGCAACTCATCGACCCTCTCCTTGAGCTTCTTTATGTATGACGCAGACTCATCTAGGCTGCCTAGCTGGGTCATTGTATCCTATATACACATTTAAGGCGCAACAGTGTTATAAAAAAATATGTGAAGTAATTATAAAAATATCTAAGGATGTTAATGTTTTGTTAATTAAGATAAGTCATCGTCTTTTTATAATTTAAGAGCTATATTTTCCCAGATCTATGCATCGTTGATGCACATAACCACACATGATAATTCTTttgagtttgaaaattatattatCAAATCATCTCCTGTAAAACAAACAGTGGATTATCTTTAGAATTTTTGTTTCTACTTGACAGAGAGTTTGATAAGCTAATTATTTATTTGTGCCACCCAAATGTCTTCACATACCTACAAGGCATTCTTTCTTATCAGTTGAGATTCACTTACTGTGTCGTATTTTCACCCTTTGTACATTGTtagctaaaacaaaaatgtttcgTACTTAGTTGGATCTTAGTCCAGGAGATAATTCTTCTGTTTCTCACAAATCTCACTTCATACTATCTGCATCGATGTTGTACTTGGTACATGACGATATTTTATCCTATTTCTAGCTATCCAGTCCGGCTTATCCCTGAGTTCCATTTGTCACCCTGATAGTAATGTCAAACAGAGGCATATATGCCTACTCTTGGTAATTTGAAATCTTCTCGGATTTTTTGCAATATATTAGTTATGTACTACATCGATTTATGGTTAGCTTGGCCTTTCAAATGGAACTTGGGGTTGTGTATCCAAAATATGCCAGAAATATGAAATAGAGGCGAGGTTTAATGATACCTGTATTTCAATGCTCGTAGATATGTACGCCTGGACGTGAGGTCAAAATAAGCACGACTGTACCAATAACTAATTTCAGTTGTCCATCTCATCGACAACAAAAAAGGAAGTATGGTTTACAAAATAATTAATAGGTTGCATGTACCTACGTCACTGTTTATGAGGAAAGCAACACATTCCAACAAAACTAAATGCCCGGCCGAGGCCGTACGTAGAACTCAATTGCTCCGGCCCAGTGATTACAATATTTCATGTGATGGAAAGGACTATACttaattagtactccctctgtaaactaatataagagcgtttagatcactaaaaatagtgatctaaacgctcttatattagtttacggagggagtactactattctaTAGTGGTGGATACTGAATTAGTTAGTGACAATATGAAATGCTAGTATACTCTGTTGACTAATTAGCATGCAGTTGCCACTAAAAGAATTCAAAACAATTAAACGTGCTCATCTTCTTCCTTTTTCTGGGCCAGATCGATTAGCATGTATGGTATGGAGAGAGGCATCTAACTAAGTATCGCATTATTCAGTAAAAAGGGAAACAAATTAAAAACATATGGAGTAGTGTTTGTGGGTCTTACAGGGTTGGAGAAGTGTTCTTTTGGGATGAGGGAGGCGAGCTTGGCGCAGAGCGCCTTCATATGCTGCCTCCTCTCCCTCTCCGCCTCCTTCCTCTCCACCACCCTCGTCGTGGTCGTGCCGCCGCTCGCCCTGCCCctcatccggccagtcgcctcatgGGCCTGCACGTCCATCTCGAACTCCCACGCACAAGGAGTCACGGATCTGCTAGCAGCCGGCCGGTCTGGTGGTCTAGGTAGAAATGCAACCAGGCTGCTAGCTAGCTAGAGTGGGTGTTTTGTTTTTCATGGAGCAAGCAGAGGTAGGAGGAGTGGGAGTGGCGGAGGTGGCTTAAATGGGAGGCGCTCGTATGGGTGGTGCGAGTACGGATAAGGGCCGGCCGGATGTGGAAAATATGCTAGGACATATATGGACACCAAACACTCTAGAGTATTAGAATATGTACATACGAAGCACTCCGTATGTGGTTGCACTGGTGAGTACACATGCATGCGAGAGGGAGCACCAGCATATCCACAATTtttaattttttattattatttgttaTTTTCTATTTTTGTGGAGATACTTTGACACCCTTTATCCAAAAAAGGTGGCTCTGTATATATAAGAGCAACTCCATGAAACAGGCCTGGGCATGGGGCCCAGCCGGAAGCCCAAAAATACACAAATATAATGTCTCCAAAtgaatatagttaataatgatgtaCTCCCTCTATATTTTTATACAAGGCCACAGACTcatatattacaggtaccaaggtagtAATTAATGGTCACTTAAGTCAATGTTGCAAACTAGTCTTTTCTTCTCGCTTGACGTGttaattaatgtgtatttttctCTTGAACGCACAACAATACAACTTTTTCACTCCTAGTTAGTTGATTAATGTGAATTATGTGatgcatgcaaaccaaccttctcactccaGCATGCATGCATGAGGTATTATGTCCTCGGTTGCTAATACGGGGTAAACCTCACCAATTTTATCTCGAttggtgttagtggccttgtagagCTGCAAATTATAATCTTAATAGTGGCCTTATATAAGAAATATAGGGAGTATTAATGATGTATTTATATACCTCGTAATAACACTTTTAAATATATAAtgcttctctctaaatatgtactaAGTGAGTGCCAATTAATTTGGATCGGGGAGAGTAGCCCATCAGAATCCTACAACTGACGCCAACTCTCACAGGGTGGAAGTTTCACTGGGTTGGCCACCATGCAACATTACCTCTCACCCATATCCGTGCACCAATGTCCCCCTGCATGCATGCCCAGCTGTCGCAGGGTGTCAGATTTGACTAGTCCGAATGTGATGCTCTCGGGCAAGAATGGAGACATAAGAGCAACTCCAGCCGTTGGCCCTTGGGGGCTctaaaaatcgccgcctggggcggCGCTAAAAATCGGCTTGGGGGCGATCGggttcccagccgccgccgccccagggTCGCCCCAGACACCCTTTTTAAAACTATTTTAAAAAGAAAATCGGCTAAGATTCGGCAAACATGACAAAGATTCGGCGAACAGGGCATAAACTTCGGCATTCTACATTTTTTTACATAGAAAACATGAAATTTACTTAAAAATCAAAGAGCCGCGACTACAGGCCGAAGAACTCGCTGACGCGAcgtagtcgtcgtcgtcgttgccCTTCTCCTTCTTCACGCTGCTGGACCCTTGCCCGGGGTCGCCTAGGCGGACAGGGTTGGCCGGTGGAGGCGCGTCGTCGTCGATGTCTTCAAGCACGATGACGCCCCCTTCGTCGCGCACATGGCGGcgtgcggcgatctcctccagggcgcggcgctggcgctccatctccagccgcgcccaatCTTCCTGCGCCCACTTtccggctccgtcttcacggcgATGAGCCACGGCTCTGTCTTCAGCTTAACGAGGCTGGGTGGAGCCAAGGAGGAGGCACGCCCGCCAtcgttgatgatgatgccggcgctgCGGGTGCGCCAGTCGAGCGGCATtttcgcgggctcggccttgacgctgaAGAGCGCTCGCGACCCAGAGGAGTGGGAGGAGGATCAGGAAGAGTAGGAAGAGGAGCCGGTCCTCCTCGACATCCATTGGCCGCCACTCCAGCAGGGGAACGGGCGGCGGGGTACGTCAGCGGTGGATCGTTGCCACCCTCGAGGTACTCGAGGACGGCGTGGAGCGTGCAgccgggggcgccccaccacaggcggcggccgTCGCTGTTTTTTGCTCCCCCGCACCAACCACGCGTTGTTGGTGAAGGCCAGCCACTCCACCTGCCGGCGTTCGAAGTACGTCGCCCACGCCCCGTGGTTGCCGGCGTCGTACTCTGGGAGGGCTCGCTGCTCCTCCGACAGAGACGCCCGCGCACGCTCGATCTCGGCGCGGAAGATGTCGGGGCGCGTGACGTCAGGCATGGGGCCGGGGGACGCCGCCAACGCTGGGCCTCCATCGCCCCGGCGCGCTCATGTCGAGAGGTGCCGAGTAGTTGGCTTCGTGTAGGAGATGGGCTTCCCACTCGTGCAgagagcggcggccgaagccattggTCGTCGCCGGGGAACCTTTCACCCATCGTCTGTGGTGGCTGTGGGGACGGAGAGGAaagagagctcgtcggcggcggctgtgcacggggagagaggggctgCGGGCGGGTGTGTCCACCGGTGAGGGAGGTGCTGCTTTATATACCGGCCGGGGGGCGTCGCCgcgtgtacgcgtggcgggagggtGCGTGTCGCCTCACCGCGCCGCCCGTGAGAAATCAATGGAAGACTGACCGgcagcagccttggcattgatttccCACGGAAAACCGAGGCGACGTGAGGACGAGGAGGCGCGtgggtcgctgactcggcggggCCGCCATTCTTTCACGCGAAAAACGATTGCCCCGGCGCCCATAGGCGCCCCCAGTGCGCCGGgtgcggcctgggtccgccggcgccagttTCGGGCCTAACTGGCAAAAAATAGACCCTGGAACACGACTGGGCCGTTTTTNNNNNNNNNNNNNNNNNNNNNNNNNNNNNNNNNNNNNNNNNNNNNNNNNNNNNNNNNNNNNNNNNNNNNNNNNNNNNNNNNNNNNNNNNNNNNNNNNNNNNNNNNNNNNNNNNNNNNNNNNNNNNNNNNNNNNNNNNNNNNNNNNNNNNNNNNNNNNNNNNNNNNNNNNNNNNNNNNNNNNNNNNNNNNNNNNNNNNNNNNNNNNNNNNNNNNNNNNNNNNNNNNNNNNNNNNNNNNNNNNNNNNNNNNNNNNNNNNNNNNNNNNNNNNNNNNNNNNNNNNNNNNNNNNNNNNNNNNNNNNNNNNNNNNNNNNNNNNNNNNNNNNNNNNNNNNNNNNNNNNNNNNNNNNNNNNNNNNNNNNNNNNNNNNNNNNNNNNNNNNNNNNNNNNNNNNNNNNNNNNNNNNNNNNNNNNNNNNNNNNNNNNNNNNNNNNNNNNNNNNNNNNNNNNNNNNNNNNNNNNNNNNNNNNNNNNCTGAAGATGGTCTAAGCTGTTACTCATAAGTATGACACTGCATTCATTCAGTGAAGTGGATGGCAGCGGGAAAATTTGTACAAGCAAGACTGGTCCATAGTACTACCGTTGATTGATTGACTCTGCTGCGTATTTTTATTGATTTTGATTGATTCGTTGTTGGGCGAAGAAAATGAAACGATGAAAGGGAGAAAGCATGCATGCGTCACGCCGGTGACGCGAGAGAGGCTGACGTACGTATGAGTGTGAATGAACCACGAGGTTGATCAGCTGCCTTTACTTGTTTCCGGCGATCGACAAGAAGAGCCAGGTGTGTCTCTGTGTGCGCAGATCGATCGAGCTTGATGGATGCATGCTGCATGACGCACGTATGGAAGGGGGCTTCGTGGAGGAGGCCTGGTTGACACAGACACTAGCTTTGTCCATCTCTCCGTGTCTCTCTTCACGTAGGAAACATTTCCCTTTTCTGCTGCTTCCAGTAGCCTCTCCATCCATCCAAGCTCGTGCGACATGCATGTACGTATGTATGTATGTACTGTATAGAAGTTTCGGACAATACGTATAAATGGTGAAACAACAAGCTAGTGACACTAATAACCGTCGACTTTGCTTTTTTGTGTGAAAAATAACAGATTAACTACTATAAAAGTTCACTGGAAGTACAAACATCTTAGACCTAATAAAAATCACATCGAGATTTCGAGACCACCGAGTGACCACTACTGCCGCAAAATGAGCCACCGATGCGCCGCTGTCGTGGCTCCCCTACCGGAGCCAGCTTAACCTTGTCGATGACACCCGGGGCACgtggctcaaaggaccagcgccctGGAGCCACAGTCGCCGCTGTTCAACCCTTGCATATATCTAAAGCACCTAACACTAAATCTCGCCACTTGACGAGAAACCCTAACACCATCGCCCCAAGTAGACGACATGAATCTATGTCGGAGCTCTGCCTACTACGCCTACACAGACGAACTCAAGAAGGATCTGAAACTGAAAGACAAATTCAAACAAGAAGCGCCGCCATCCGCCCAAGTGCTGCACCTGCGAGGACTAAAAAAACGCTACTCTAAACTACTAACCGGAGCGAAGGCATCAGGATTACCCTCCCCGCCACTGACCGCCAGAGCGGCAAACAGAGTGCGGGGGTGCCGATTAATTCATGGGCTCGCCGGTGAAACCGGAGGGTGGAGTTTGCCCTAGCTGCCTAGGGTTAGCCGGTTATGGGAGGAAAATGATAGGATTCTACATTGAAATATACTTTGAAACATGAAAACAATTGTGGACTTTACTTGGTCAAGCTTAATCATACCAAATTGATTTAGTACTTTAAGTTTAATTATAAACCAGGGAAGGAGAGGACCGCATAACAGGAAGATAGGGGAACTGGATAGCACACATAGTAGGGAAAGAGAGAGGAGGTGCAAAGGTGCCGCCAGAGAACGATGAGGGTGCCACACGCAAGGTCTTCAGCGTGCAGCCAGACTCGCAAGAAAGACCGAGAGACGAGAAAGAGACAGGAGGATTGAGAGTAAGGGTGTCTATGACGATCCTTCGTCATGGTTTATCTAATATCCAAGGTTGGTTTTCTAGACTGTCCCAAATTGAATGCCACCTTGGATATATCTACTATGTGAGACATGTCTCTCTTTTGGCGTGTCTAAGATCATTTCCG contains:
- the LOC119274226 gene encoding transcription factor bHLH168-like isoform X1; the encoded protein is MDVQAHEATGRMRGRASGGTTTTRVVERKEAERERRQHMKALCAKLASLIPKEHFSNPDTMTQLGSLDESASYIKKLKERVDELHHRRSSAKEMAAARGDSGASTPTTTPTTSGGAGSLEREKHWEAWAPVLEVRQHDDTSLDVVLVCSTERPIMLHEVITILEEEGAEVINANHSIAGHKIFYTIHSQAFSSRIGIDVSSVSERLRALV
- the LOC119274226 gene encoding transcription factor bHLH168-like isoform X2, producing the protein MDVQAHEATGRMRGRASGGTTTTRVVERKEAERERRQHMKALCAKLASLIPKEHFSNPDTMTQLGSLDESASYIKKLKERVDELHHRRSSAKEMAAARGDSGASTPTTTPTTSGGAGSLEREKHWEAWAPVLEVRQHDDTSLDVVLVCSTERPIMLHEVITILEEEGAEVINANHSIAGHKIFYTIHSQVRTYIGLQLKNWHRCFKCF